Proteins from one Telopea speciosissima isolate NSW1024214 ecotype Mountain lineage chromosome 1, Tspe_v1, whole genome shotgun sequence genomic window:
- the LOC122656562 gene encoding exopolygalacturonase clone GBGA483-like: MGSEQDRWMSLELLSITGGSLSGISSTNSKGSHGIVGNTKDFIIQDVKLVAPAESPNTDGFHIGNSTGITITNAEIGTGDDCISIGSGVTNISITNVQCGPGHGISLGSLGKYPNEQEVSGLLVKNCTFTNTDNGVRIKTWPGCPENTVSDVRFEDIVVTNVSNPIIINQQYCDQKSCTSEPSRVKLTDIHFKNIKGTSFTKTAITLSCSEGVPCENVELVDIDLKHNLADGVATALCKNVKGVTSGIQNPSSCL, translated from the exons ATGGGTTCGGAACAGGATCGCTGGATG AGCTTGGAATTGTTGTCGATTACAGGTGGATCCTTGAGTGGTATAAGTTCGACAAATAGTAAAGGTTCCCATGGGATTGTTGGGAACACTAAAGACTTCatcatccaagatgtcaagCTGGTTGCCCCTGCAGAAAGCCCAAACACAGATGGTTTCCACATTGGCAACTCAACCGGTATCACTATCACTAACGCTGAAATTGGAACTGGTGATGATTGCATCTCCATTGGATCGGGTGTCACCAACATTTCCATCACCAATGTCCAATGTGGACCAGGTCATGgaatcag TTTGGGAAGCCTTGGGAAATATCCAAATGAACAAGAGGTGAGCGGTCTGCTGGTGAAGAACTGTACCTTTACTAACACCGATAATGGTGTTCGGATCAAAACATGGCCAGGATGTCCAGAAAACACGGTTTCTGATGTTAGATTTGAAGATATTGTCGTCACAAATGTGTCAAAccccatcatcatcaaccaacaATATTGCGACCAGAAAAGCTGCACATCTGAG CCCTCGCGTGTGAAGCTCACTGACATTCATTTCAAGAACATCAAGGGTACAAGCTTCACCAAGACTGCAATTACCCTCTCATGCAGTGAAGGTGTGCCATGTGAGAACGTAGAGCTCGTTGATATCGACTTGAAGCATAACTTGGCCGATGGCGTCGCCACTGCGCTCTGTAAAAATGTGAAAGGGGTTACTTCTGGCATTCAGAACCCAAGTTCATGCTTATGA
- the LOC122656732 gene encoding exopolygalacturonase clone GBGA483-like: MGSEQDRWMSLELLSITGGSLSGISSTNSKGSHGIVGNTKDFIIQDVKLVAPAESPNTDGFHIGNSTGITITNAEIGTGDDCISIGSGVTNISITNVQCGPGHGISLGSLGKYPNEQEVSGLLVKNCTFTNTDNGVRIKTWPGCPENTVSDVRFEDIVVTNVSNPIIINQQYCDKKSCTSEPSRVKLTDIHFKNIKGTSFTKTAITLSCSEGVPCENVELVDIDLKHNLADGVATALCKNVKGVTSGIQNPSSCL; encoded by the exons ATGGGTTCGGAACAGGATCGCTGGATG AGCTTGGAATTGTTGTCGATTACAGGTGGATCCTTGAGTGGTATAAGTTCGACAAATAGTAAAGGTTCCCATGGGATTGTTGGGAACACTAAAGACTTCatcatccaagatgtcaagCTGGTTGCCCCTGCAGAAAGCCCAAACACAGATGGTTTCCACATTGGCAACTCAACCGGTATCACTATCACTAACGCTGAAATTGGAACTGGTGATGATTGCATCTCCATTGGATCGGGTGTCACCAACATTTCCATCACCAATGTCCAATGTGGACCAGGTCATGgaatcag TTTGGGAAGCCTTGGGAAATATCCAAATGAACAAGAGGTGAGTGGTCTGCTGGTGAAGAACTGTACCTTTACTAACACCGATAATGGTGTTCGGATCAAAACATGGCCAGGATGTCCAGAAAACACGGTTTCTGATGTTAGATTTGAGGATATTGTTGTCACAAATGTGTCAAAccccatcatcatcaaccaacaATATTGTGACAAGAAAAGCTGCACATCTGAG CCCTCGCGTGTGAAGCTCACTGACATTCATTTCAAGAACATCAAGGGTACAAGCTTCACCAAGACTGCAATTACCCTCTCATGCAGTGAAGGTGTGCCATGTGAGAACGTAGAGCTCGTTGATATCGACTTGAAGCATAACTTAGCCGATGGCGTCGCCACTGCGCTCTGTAAAAATGTGAAAGGGGTTACTTCTGGCATTCAGAACCCAAGTTCATGCTTATGA
- the LOC122656647 gene encoding exopolygalacturonase clone GBGA483-like: MNLCSSSGSRNPKVNLTAAPEATPEKPESEPTAAPGADPTPGNEPTAPEAAPTTPETASQGTVFDVTKYGAVGDGKTDNNKAFSAAWDAACKSTGPSTVLVPKGDFILPAITFSGPCSNNISPRVEIRGKIIASRARTSLELLSITGGSLSGISSTNSKGSHGIVGNTKDFIIQDIKLVAPAESPNTDGFHIGNSTGITITNAEIGTGDDCISIGSGVTNISITNVQCGPGHGISLGSLGKYPNEQEVSGLLVKNCTFTNTDNGVRIKTWPGCPENTVSDVRFEDIVVTNVSNPIIINQQYCDQKSCTSEPSRVKLTDIHFKNIKGTSFTKTAITLSCSEGVPCENVELVDIDLKHNLADGVATALCKNVKGVTSGIQNPSSCL, translated from the exons ATGAACCTCTGCAGCTCGAGCGGCTCGCGAAATCCGAAAGTGAACCTCACGGCGGCTCCAGAAGCAACTCCAGAGAAACCCGAAAGTGAACCTACGGCGGCTCCAGGAGCAGATCCTACGCCTGGAAATGAACCTACGGCCCCAGAAGCAGCTCCGACAACGCCTGAAACGGCTTCACAAGGTACAGTGTTCGATGTCACAAAGTATGGAGCAGTTGGTGATGGAAAGACGGATAATAATAAG GCATTTTCTGCTGCATGGGATGCTGCATGTAAGTCCACAGGGCCATCCACCGTTTTGGTACCCAAAGGGGACTTCATTCTTCCCGCAATAACTTTCTCTGGTCCATGCTCCAACAACATTTCTCCACGTGTTGAgataaggggtaaaattataGCTTCCCGTGCACGGACG AGCTTGGAATTGTTGTCGATTACAGGTGGATCCTTGAGTGGTATAAGTTCGACAAATAGTAAAGGTTCCCATGGGATTGTTGGGAACACTAAAGACTTCATCATCCAAGATATCAAGCTGGTTGCCCCTGCAGAAAGCCCAAACACAGATGGTTTCCACATTGGCAACTCAACCGGTATCACTATCACTAACGCTGAAATTGGAACGGGTGATGATTGCATCTCCATTGGATCGGGTGTCACCAACATTTCCATCACCAATGTCCAATGTGGACCAGGTCATGgaatcag TTTGGGAAGCCTTGGGAAATATCCAAATGAACAAGAGGTGAGCGGTCTGCTGGTGAAGAACTGTACCTTTACTAACACCGATAATGGTGTTCGGATCAAAACATGGCCAGGATGTCCAGAAAACACGGTTTCTGATGTTAGATTTGAGGATATTGTCGTCACAAATGTGTCAAAccccatcatcatcaaccaacaATATTGTGACCAGAAAAGCTGCACATCTGAG CCCTCGCGTGTGAAGCTCACTGACATTCATTTCAAGAACATCAAGGGTACAAGCTTCACCAAGACTGCAATTACCCTCTCATGCAGTGAAGGTGTGCCATGTGAGAACGTAGAGCTCGTTGATATCGACTTGAAGCATAACTTGGCCGATGGCGTCGCCACTGCGCTCTGTAAAAATGTGAAAGGGGTTACTTCTGGCATTCAGAACCCAAGTTCATGCTTATGA